In a single window of the Papaver somniferum cultivar HN1 chromosome 8, ASM357369v1, whole genome shotgun sequence genome:
- the LOC113305664 gene encoding uncharacterized protein LOC113305664 translates to MEYYQAYNDMEKVYKTIYGGDVKSYSHLVWYIDAIKETNPGSVIKFEFDPAKKQFQRIFIAFDACIKGYRFCRPMVYLDATFLTGRFRGCLIEATGINGGKGFFPLVVALVDSETVNNWEWFLRNLNEVVGDGRPITFLSDRREGLLQGVPLVYPDSFHSFATII, encoded by the exons ATGGAGTACTATCAGGCCTATAATGACATGGAAAAGGTTTATAAGACCATTTACGGCGGCGATGTGAAGTCAtactcgcacttggtatggtatattgatgctataaaggaaaccaaccctggtagtgtgataaagtttgaaTTTGATCCTGCAAAGAAACAGTTCCAACGAATTTTCATTGCGTTTGATGCATGCATCAAAGGATACCGGTTTTGTCGGCCAATGGTATACTTGGatgctactttccttactggtagattcAGAGGTTGCTTGATAGAAGCTACTGGTatcaatggtggtaaag gatttttcccACTTGTTGTGGCACTAGTCGATTCTGAGACTGTCAATaactgggagtggtttttaaggaatttgaatgaagttgttggtgatgggaggccaatcaccttcctttcggatcGCCGTGAAGGACTCTTGCAGGGTGTTCCACTTGTCTATCCAGATTCGTTCCACAGCTTTGCTACTATCATTTGA